Proteins encoded by one window of Engraulis encrasicolus isolate BLACKSEA-1 chromosome 21, IST_EnEncr_1.0, whole genome shotgun sequence:
- the LOC134437184 gene encoding uncharacterized protein LOC134437184: MLSDILERLAEKIFSYKAYPTDADLSDVAEALTRKHHCLRQPDSFNESYGWKLKLKSKMHNYRTQLRSHGLSSELMVNTLKSKSREDADPFPAKNVKKARRGEANYYPQPSGDSPENLEQERASLLTEIKIRNNERTIREKMARTFQFRRQEIVDQKPTIENLMERWPALFQMGEVDAEFQRVTTVPLLTRFMAHLDKHSPQLLKIFRKKGGTTKAKTATILEFLDQGADANIRRECILKALIIYLGEHVEDLLKEYMVSQKDQAVQELERTTMAVFVFRENSSLLQQPQDVGIIIDGVEVLNELPSVAAGVVMLFGLCYALNMEYPQGFRFTFEALQKILMELGSNKMTSKIRKLSGELKTAQ; this comes from the exons ATGCTGTCCGACATACTGGAAAGATTGGCAGAGAAGATTTTTTCTTACAAGGCATACCCCACTGATGCAGACCTGAGTGATGTTGCAGAGGCTCTGACAAGGAAACATCACTGCCTGAGACAACCAGACTCCTTCAATGAGAGTTATGGATGGAAACTGAAGCTCAAGAGTAAGATGCACAACTACCGCACTCAGCTGAGGTCACATGGACTTTCGTCTGAGCTCATGGTGAACACACTGAAGTCCAAGTCACGAGAAGATGCTGATCCCTTCCCAGCAAAGAATGTCAAAAAGGCAAGAAGAGGTGAGGCCAATTACTATCCTCAACCCAGCGGAGACAGTCCTGAAAACCTTGAGCAAGAAAGAGCATCTCTTCTGACAGAAATAAAGATAAGAAATAATGAGAGAACCATACGGGAGAAGATGGCCAGGACTTTTCAGTTCAGGAGGCAAGAGATTGTGGATCAGAAGCCAACCATCGAAAACCTCATGGAAAGATGGCCAGCTTTATTTCAGATGGGAGAG GTTGATGCAGAGTTTCAGAGGGTTACTACAGTTCCCCTCCTGACCAGATTTATGGCGCACCTGGACAAGCACTCCCCGCAGCTACTGAAGATCTTCAGAAAGAAGGGAGGGACCACTAAAGCAAAAACTGCCACGATCCTGGAGTTTCTTGATCAG GGTGCTGATGCCAATATCAGAAGGGAGTGCATCCTCAAAGCTCTCATCATCTACCTAGGAGAACATGTGGAGGACCTATTAAAGGAATACATG GTGTCCCAGAAAGATCAAGCCGTGCAGGAGCTGGAGAGGACCACCATGGCAGTCTTCGTCTTCAGAGAGAATTCAAGCCTTCTACAACAGCCCCAAGATGTCGGGATTATCATTGATGGTGTGGAAGTCCTCAATGAGTTGCCTTCTGTTGCAGCAGGAGTGGTAATGCTCTTTGGACTTTGCTATGCTCTTAACATGGAATATCCACAGGGTTTCAGGTTCACCTTTGAGGCCCTTCAGAAGATCCTGATGGAGCTTGGTTCCAACAAGATGACTTCCAAGATTCGCAAACTCAGTGGTGAACTCAAAACTGCACAgtag